From Spirosoma agri, one genomic window encodes:
- the darT gene encoding type II toxin-antitoxin system toxin DNA ADP-ribosyl transferase DarT codes for MPVPSPVWIHRIVHEQNLLNILREGMLSRRAVTTTTNYVFIGDSELTEFRDKWPVGLPDCGNLGDYVPFYFGPLSPMLLSIKTGFRVPQRPQEEIIYLCCKVESIVEANLPFVFTDGHATDKLTGFYQSLDDLEQVDWSIVKERYWKNIDDNPDRQRRKQAEFLVHNKVNSELIGAIVVFNQEKANFVNQLLRQVGLKIPVYINPKNNFYY; via the coding sequence ATGCCTGTACCATCACCTGTTTGGATTCATCGTATTGTACACGAGCAAAACCTATTGAACATTCTGAGAGAAGGAATGTTGTCACGTCGAGCAGTAACGACGACCACAAACTATGTGTTCATTGGCGATAGTGAACTAACTGAATTCAGAGATAAATGGCCTGTTGGTTTACCGGATTGCGGTAATTTGGGTGACTATGTACCGTTTTACTTTGGGCCTTTGTCACCTATGTTGTTGAGTATCAAAACAGGTTTTAGAGTTCCACAACGACCACAAGAGGAAATTATCTACTTATGCTGTAAAGTGGAGAGTATAGTTGAGGCTAATCTACCCTTTGTGTTTACTGATGGTCATGCTACAGATAAACTGACCGGTTTCTATCAATCGCTTGATGATTTGGAGCAGGTTGACTGGTCTATTGTCAAAGAAAGATACTGGAAAAACATAGATGATAATCCAGACCGCCAGCGACGCAAACAGGCCGAATTTCTTGTACATAACAAAGTTAATTCTGAATTAATCGGTGCAATTGTTGTATTTAACCAAGAAAAGGCTAACTTTGTGAATCAATTATTACGTCAGGTAGGGCTTAAGATTCCGGTGTACATCAATCCTAAAAATAACTTTTATTACTAA
- the darG gene encoding type II toxin-antitoxin system antitoxin DNA ADP-ribosyl glycohydrolase DarG codes for MIHFLTGDLLSSNAQALVNTVNTVGVMGKGIALQFREHFPLNFKLYKKSCDNHKLQPGTLLVVHEPTLDGERIIINFPTKTDWKHKSSYAYIESGLKELVRVIDEERITSIAIPPLGCGNGGLKWEKVRPMMESYLNGVSSDVYIYEPNEAVKQVLQQQQVKKHTHLTPARAMLLYALFSYEKMGEHASLFVANKLAYFLQRLGENLRLNFVAHHYGPYATEVGHVLYKLNGSYMTGMEQKEAKAFEPLHLRYDKYDEVRTFVESNLKSEQRQRLDDLLVLISGFQSALSLEVLASVDFITDREGPLPTEDVFKRLQNWSDRKKRLVKERHVTVALEQLNAYKQRTAFA; via the coding sequence ATGATCCACTTTCTGACAGGCGACTTATTGAGTTCTAATGCACAGGCGCTCGTCAATACTGTTAACACAGTAGGCGTCATGGGTAAGGGAATTGCGTTACAGTTCAGAGAGCACTTTCCACTCAATTTCAAGCTCTACAAGAAGTCTTGCGACAACCATAAACTTCAGCCAGGCACACTATTAGTTGTTCACGAGCCAACGCTCGACGGAGAACGAATAATAATCAATTTCCCGACAAAAACAGACTGGAAACACAAGTCGAGTTACGCATACATTGAATCTGGTTTAAAAGAGTTAGTTCGTGTTATTGATGAGGAACGCATAACAAGTATTGCTATCCCTCCCTTAGGGTGTGGTAATGGTGGACTCAAATGGGAGAAAGTACGTCCTATGATGGAGAGTTACCTTAACGGGGTCTCATCTGATGTGTACATTTATGAGCCGAATGAAGCGGTAAAACAAGTCTTGCAACAACAGCAAGTCAAGAAACACACCCATTTGACGCCTGCTAGAGCGATGTTACTGTATGCCCTATTCTCCTATGAGAAAATGGGAGAACACGCTAGTTTATTTGTTGCAAATAAATTAGCATATTTTCTTCAACGACTTGGGGAAAACCTACGGCTCAACTTTGTTGCTCATCACTACGGACCTTACGCAACCGAAGTAGGACATGTATTATATAAATTAAACGGTTCCTACATGACTGGAATGGAGCAAAAAGAAGCAAAGGCATTTGAACCGCTTCATTTACGCTATGACAAGTATGATGAAGTTCGGACTTTTGTTGAGAGCAATCTCAAGTCAGAACAACGTCAGCGGTTAGATGATTTACTTGTGTTGATTTCGGGTTTTCAATCGGCACTATCTTTAGAAGTATTGGCGTCTGTTGACTTCATTACTGACAGAGAAGGACCTCTACCGACCGAAGATGTATTTAAGCGGCTACAAAATTGGTCTGATCGGAAAAAACGGCTCGTTAAAGAACGTCATGTTACGGTGGCTCTGGAGCAATTGAACGCATATAAGCAACGTACTGCCTTTGCTTAA
- a CDS encoding class I SAM-dependent DNA methyltransferase, with amino-acid sequence MTYPEFEARWKPAGGAERANYSLFLQDLCDLIGVARPDPTTDSPIQDAYVLERAVEFNDHGKRTIGRIDLYKRGCFVLETKQGTETPDQLKTAERAELGLPPEKRRKGHAIRGTTKWVQMMQTARQQALGYVRALPADEPRPLFVLVADVGYCIDLYSNFAGVGDQFVPFPDQTRYRLPLSKLAEEETRDLLRLIFTNPKELDPSRRAARVTRELAEYLAKLSTQLERAGHSPDLVAQFLMRCLFTMFSEDVGLIPKESFTGMLRQYAQPNLREFLPDALQTLWRTMDTGGFSPDLKARLRKFNGKLFHDARAFTLTADQIALLLKAAEADWTAVEPAIFGTLLERALDPRERHSLGAHYTPRRYVERLVLPTVLEPLRREWAAAQAAAAQILNEGKDKNARAELERFLRRLTTIKILDPACGSGNFLYVTLEHLKRLEGEVLAAINSYGQTALLNLSGGTTISPRQLLGLELNPRAAAIADVVLKIGYLQWHLRTHGVSELPEPLLDEYENIRQQDAVLQHGPPVPRLDVSGQPITRWDGVTTKLHPATGQLIPDETARTVVYDYPNPQPAQWPEADFIVGNPPFMGTNRMRDSLGEGYTQALRKAYVGKVPDSADLVMYWWYNAANAVNNNSTERFGLITTNSIKQTLNRRVMQPFLEGDSPTLAIKFAIPDHPWVESSDGAAVRIAMTVVEPFSFQSIVTIGQLLSVRTETIPIGEDAAEVTFSDQQGQIQANLTIGADLDSAIPLKSNADLSNKGIQLYGAGFLLNDKEFERIMALEPSSALVIKKYMNGKDFTSDNRSLRVIDFFGLSEKEALLLYPVPYQHILERVKPEREVNKEPNVKKNWWLHGRTRDELRISIKDLNRYIATVVTAKHRIFQFLNTDILAEDAIIVIALDDGYHLGILSSQIHIIWALATGADLGGNTPRYRKLRCFDPFPFPDATPQQQARIRELAEQLDAHRKRQQATHPTLTLTDLYNVVEKLRAGEALTAKEQTINQMGLASVVLSLHQQIDAAVADAYGWPYDLPDSEILTRLVRLNHERAAEETAGHIRYLRPSYQAPGQQQLGIDLPAKAVLVLNTPVTEANKQEWPRELAQQMQAVRDAVQQAGVPLNAKQVAALFQRTKPEKVQPLLDTLAALALVRQTPEGAYAI; translated from the coding sequence GTGACCTACCCTGAATTTGAAGCCCGTTGGAAACCGGCCGGTGGTGCCGAACGCGCTAATTATAGCCTTTTTCTACAGGACCTTTGCGACCTCATCGGCGTTGCCCGCCCTGATCCCACTACCGACAGCCCTATTCAAGATGCCTACGTACTCGAACGGGCCGTTGAGTTTAACGACCACGGCAAACGTACTATTGGCCGAATCGACCTCTACAAACGCGGCTGTTTTGTATTGGAAACTAAACAGGGAACCGAAACACCCGATCAACTAAAGACCGCAGAACGAGCTGAATTAGGACTACCGCCCGAAAAACGCCGGAAAGGTCATGCCATACGGGGAACGACTAAATGGGTACAAATGATGCAGACCGCCCGCCAACAGGCGTTAGGCTATGTACGGGCGTTACCGGCTGACGAACCTCGGCCCCTGTTTGTGCTGGTAGCCGACGTTGGTTATTGTATTGACCTCTACAGCAACTTTGCGGGGGTAGGTGATCAGTTCGTACCTTTTCCTGATCAAACGCGTTATCGGCTCCCATTGTCAAAACTGGCTGAGGAAGAAACGCGGGACTTGTTACGGCTCATCTTTACTAACCCTAAAGAACTTGACCCTAGCCGACGTGCGGCCCGCGTTACGCGTGAACTGGCTGAATATCTAGCAAAACTATCCACACAATTAGAGCGGGCGGGACATTCACCCGATTTAGTGGCACAGTTCCTTATGCGTTGTCTGTTTACCATGTTTTCGGAGGACGTGGGCCTGATACCCAAAGAATCGTTTACCGGAATGTTGCGGCAATATGCCCAACCCAACCTACGCGAATTTTTGCCAGATGCCTTACAAACCCTTTGGCGTACGATGGACACGGGCGGTTTTTCGCCCGATCTAAAGGCACGTTTACGCAAATTTAATGGTAAGCTGTTTCACGATGCTAGGGCGTTCACGTTAACGGCCGATCAAATAGCCTTACTACTAAAGGCGGCTGAAGCAGACTGGACGGCCGTAGAACCCGCTATTTTCGGGACGCTGTTAGAACGGGCGTTAGACCCCCGCGAACGGCACAGTTTAGGTGCTCACTACACCCCACGCCGGTATGTTGAGCGGTTGGTACTGCCTACGGTGCTGGAACCCTTGCGCCGGGAGTGGGCTGCTGCTCAAGCTGCCGCCGCACAAATATTAAACGAGGGCAAAGACAAAAACGCCCGTGCCGAACTGGAACGATTTTTACGTCGACTGACTACAATTAAAATTCTCGACCCGGCATGTGGTTCAGGGAATTTCCTCTATGTGACTTTAGAACACTTAAAACGGTTAGAGGGTGAAGTATTAGCGGCTATTAACTCATATGGACAAACCGCCCTTCTCAACCTGAGCGGAGGTACAACCATTTCCCCCCGGCAACTATTGGGTCTTGAATTGAACCCCCGCGCGGCTGCTATTGCTGATGTGGTGCTAAAAATTGGTTATTTGCAATGGCATCTACGGACCCACGGCGTTAGTGAATTACCTGAACCATTATTAGACGAATACGAGAATATACGCCAACAGGACGCCGTATTACAGCACGGCCCACCCGTACCTCGTTTAGATGTCAGCGGTCAACCTATAACGCGTTGGGATGGAGTAACGACTAAACTACACCCGGCAACTGGTCAACTCATACCTGACGAAACTGCCCGTACTGTCGTTTACGATTATCCAAACCCTCAACCCGCACAATGGCCTGAAGCAGATTTTATTGTAGGTAACCCACCTTTTATGGGAACAAACAGAATGCGTGATTCTCTAGGTGAAGGATATACTCAAGCCTTACGTAAGGCGTATGTTGGTAAAGTACCAGATTCGGCCGATTTGGTAATGTATTGGTGGTATAATGCCGCAAACGCGGTGAATAATAACAGTACTGAACGGTTTGGTTTGATCACCACGAACAGTATAAAACAAACTTTAAATCGACGCGTGATGCAGCCTTTTTTAGAGGGCGATTCTCCGACTTTGGCGATCAAATTCGCTATCCCCGATCACCCTTGGGTTGAGAGTTCCGATGGGGCGGCTGTACGTATTGCAATGACTGTGGTTGAACCCTTTTCATTTCAATCAATAGTCACTATTGGTCAGTTACTGAGCGTTAGAACCGAAACAATCCCTATAGGAGAAGATGCTGCTGAGGTAACATTTTCTGATCAGCAAGGACAAATTCAGGCTAATTTGACAATTGGTGCAGATTTAGATAGTGCAATACCTTTGAAAAGTAATGCAGACCTAAGTAATAAAGGGATTCAATTGTACGGAGCCGGTTTTTTACTTAATGATAAAGAATTTGAGCGCATTATGGCCTTGGAGCCATCGAGTGCACTTGTAATCAAAAAGTACATGAATGGGAAAGATTTTACTAGTGACAATAGAAGCTTAAGAGTAATAGATTTTTTCGGACTATCCGAAAAAGAAGCGCTCTTACTGTATCCTGTTCCCTATCAACATATTTTAGAACGAGTTAAGCCTGAACGGGAAGTAAACAAAGAACCAAATGTTAAAAAAAACTGGTGGTTACATGGTCGTACACGAGACGAACTTCGTATTTCGATCAAAGATTTAAACCGCTACATTGCTACAGTGGTAACAGCTAAACATAGAATTTTTCAATTCTTAAACACTGATATTTTAGCTGAAGATGCAATAATAGTTATTGCACTAGATGATGGATACCACTTAGGGATATTATCAAGTCAAATCCATATTATTTGGGCTTTAGCAACTGGTGCGGATTTAGGAGGCAATACCCCACGATATAGGAAACTACGTTGTTTTGACCCATTTCCCTTTCCCGATGCTACACCGCAACAGCAGGCCCGTATTCGTGAACTGGCTGAACAGCTAGACGCACACCGCAAACGCCAACAGGCTACCCACCCCACGCTCACACTAACCGACCTATACAACGTGGTCGAAAAGTTACGGGCGGGTGAAGCCTTAACAGCCAAAGAGCAAACGATTAATCAAATGGGGTTAGCGTCGGTGGTGCTCAGTTTGCACCAACAGATTGACGCGGCCGTTGCAGACGCATACGGTTGGCCTTACGATTTACCAGATAGCGAAATTTTAACCCGCCTTGTTCGGCTGAACCACGAACGAGCCGCTGAGGAAACCGCAGGGCATATTCGCTATTTACGCCCGTCGTATCAGGCCCCCGGTCAACAGCAGTTAGGTATCGACTTACCAGCTAAAGCAGTCTTAGTATTAAATACTCCCGTTACTGAAGCTAATAAACAAGAATGGCCGAGAGAATTGGCTCAACAAATGCAGGCTGTTCGGGATGCCGTTCAACAGGCTGGCGTTCCACTAAACGCAAAACAGGTAGCTGCTCTGTTCCAGCGTACCAAACCGGAGAAGGTTCAACCGCTATTAGATACTTTGGCCGCGCTAGCTCTAGTGCGCCAAACGCCTGAAGGAGCCTACGCGATATGA